From a region of the Paenibacillus lutimineralis genome:
- a CDS encoding helix-turn-helix transcriptional regulator has translation MKRAVELLYHELEQNMIYNALERTLKPGYFFGPHCHENMEICLMKEGECDIIINGESITVHKGELMVIFSHMIHSFHVKSDQAAVFLQIHFSPESLIAADPKVNENIKFLHYMTDAHSAYTFHTFTEQLLSCVERICEEMNNETGVHHVSLANIYIYEMLFLLSREIEQSVREVFSINNPIAIRAIHFINQNMDNNIALDDVAQHCNVTTRYLSKIFKKYVNTSVNDYICIAKVDKAMNYISNTELSITEISSRLGFSSAQYFSTVFKKYSGVTPKEFKTLRTKDI, from the coding sequence GTGAAAAGGGCAGTTGAACTCTTATATCATGAGCTTGAACAAAACATGATCTATAATGCATTAGAACGCACGCTGAAGCCGGGGTATTTTTTTGGACCTCATTGCCATGAAAATATGGAGATCTGTTTAATGAAAGAAGGAGAATGCGATATCATTATTAACGGAGAATCGATTACTGTTCACAAAGGTGAGCTAATGGTCATCTTCTCTCACATGATTCACTCTTTTCATGTAAAGTCGGATCAAGCAGCCGTCTTTTTACAAATTCACTTTTCCCCGGAGAGCCTTATAGCTGCAGACCCAAAAGTCAATGAAAACATAAAGTTCTTGCATTATATGACAGATGCACATAGCGCTTATACTTTTCACACATTTACAGAGCAGCTTCTCTCATGTGTTGAGCGGATTTGTGAAGAAATGAATAATGAAACAGGAGTACATCACGTATCCTTGGCCAATATTTATATTTACGAAATGCTGTTTCTACTCTCGCGTGAGATCGAACAGAGTGTTCGTGAGGTGTTTAGTATTAATAATCCCATCGCGATTCGAGCTATCCATTTCATTAATCAAAATATGGATAACAATATCGCACTAGATGATGTAGCCCAGCACTGTAACGTAACTACAAGATACCTATCGAAAATTTTCAAAAAATACGTAAATACTTCTGTAAACGATTACATATGTATTGCTAAAGTAGATAAAGCCATGAATTACATATCTAATACAGAACTCTCGATCACAGAAATATCCTCCAGACTCGGATTTTCTAGTGCGCAGTATTTCTCAACGGTATTTAAGAAATACAGTGGCGTCACGCCAAAAGAATTTAAAACCCTCCGTACTAAAGATATTTAA
- a CDS encoding Rqc2 family fibronectin-binding protein — MAFDGLLMHQLAKEIKTNLPMTIHKIFQISDTEILLDGQSNERKLRLIISIHSQNNRINFTEENYSESKQENEFLILLEKHLRAGVIQSMEQVGVERIYCFQISARAVRFSLYIELLGKDANIILVDEANNIIGAMKESLCKASTRTLSPEAAYHLPFDYSGKQNPFRPTTIHQAESLVTQFHGFSPLLSREIQYRMQQGQSFGEIMDELNRSDKLYLSETEQGIQFHCIPLTHLGRKLSSYPIMEGVDIALYKMQTRQQTDSLLKLVRNELIKRARKLSKLEQAVLEVGHFEQYRTYADLLYTYYHLLPRNVASADLKDFMTGELLHIPLDTKLSAKQNAQKYYEKYRKGKMAHTKLKEQIMLCKMEKDYFFRLESRLELAEGIDVLEIRRELEKLGYFKAKKNQSTKKRQNRKPNIMTFQFYNDIKIFVGKNSIQNDYLTFHYAKKEDLWLHVKSYHGAHVVINTATPDEETLYYGALLAAYYSQIKGSGPVEVNYCQVKTLKKPKGAPMGLVLLGAHKTIYVRPKEEVIQKLLTENLVQKA; from the coding sequence ATGGCATTTGACGGTTTACTAATGCATCAACTTGCCAAAGAAATCAAGACTAATCTACCGATGACAATCCATAAGATCTTTCAAATTTCTGATACGGAGATTCTCTTGGATGGACAATCAAACGAGCGTAAACTTAGGCTAATTATCAGCATTCATTCACAGAATAACCGTATAAATTTCACAGAAGAAAATTATTCGGAATCGAAACAGGAAAATGAATTTTTGATATTACTGGAAAAACATCTACGCGCTGGTGTCATTCAAAGCATGGAGCAGGTCGGTGTGGAACGAATATACTGCTTTCAAATCAGTGCCCGGGCAGTTCGCTTCTCGCTTTACATTGAACTACTAGGCAAAGATGCAAATATCATTCTTGTCGATGAAGCGAATAACATTATTGGTGCAATGAAAGAATCGCTCTGCAAAGCTAGTACGCGGACACTCTCACCTGAAGCCGCTTATCACCTTCCATTTGATTATAGCGGAAAACAGAATCCTTTTCGGCCGACTACCATCCATCAAGCAGAGTCACTTGTAACACAGTTTCATGGTTTTTCGCCTCTGTTAAGCCGTGAAATTCAATACCGCATGCAACAGGGGCAGTCATTTGGCGAAATTATGGATGAGCTAAATAGAAGCGACAAGCTTTATTTGTCGGAAACAGAGCAGGGTATCCAGTTTCATTGCATTCCGCTTACACACTTGGGGAGGAAATTGAGTTCTTATCCAATTATGGAAGGCGTAGATATTGCCTTGTATAAAATGCAAACTCGTCAGCAAACTGACAGTTTGCTCAAATTGGTGCGCAATGAATTAATTAAACGCGCCCGAAAACTTTCAAAATTGGAGCAAGCAGTTCTTGAAGTCGGGCATTTTGAGCAATATCGTACCTATGCGGATCTACTTTACACATACTATCATCTGCTTCCCCGTAACGTTGCTTCTGCCGATCTCAAGGATTTTATGACAGGAGAACTGCTTCATATTCCGTTAGACACCAAACTGAGTGCAAAACAAAATGCTCAGAAATACTATGAAAAATACCGCAAAGGAAAAATGGCTCATACCAAACTCAAGGAACAAATTATGCTTTGTAAAATGGAAAAAGATTATTTCTTTCGGCTTGAGTCCCGACTGGAACTGGCTGAAGGCATAGATGTATTAGAAATTCGTAGGGAGCTAGAAAAACTCGGCTATTTCAAAGCAAAGAAAAACCAATCAACGAAGAAAAGGCAGAACAGGAAGCCTAACATTATGACCTTTCAATTCTATAATGATATTAAAATCTTCGTAGGCAAGAACAGTATTCAGAATGATTACCTAACATTCCATTATGCCAAGAAAGAGGATTTATGGCTGCACGTGAAAAGTTACCACGGAGCACATGTTGTTATAAATACCGCAACACCTGATGAAGAAACGTTATATTATGGGGCCTTACTGGCTGCTTACTATTCACAAATCAAGGGCTCTGGTCCGGTCGAAGTAAATTATTGTCAAGTCAAGACTCTTAAAAAGCCCAAAGGCGCCCCAATGGGATTGGTGTTACTTGGAGCCCATAAAACAATTTATGTCAGGCCAAAGGAAGAAGTTATTCAAAAGCTCCTGACCGAAAATTTAGTTCAGAAGGCGTAA
- a CDS encoding S-layer homology domain-containing protein: MISFNKGTATLNGAPFANNTTVSQEGLHKLIVTYIAGIETVVNFTIDKTAPSGSFTINNGAATTNSTRVNLSITATDNLGQIQMRLANENDAWSNWQAYTPALTWTLPNGNDPKRVLLELRDEAGNIGIASASITLFMEAPVVSVPDSPIIESRPTPKPPEKPDQPIEEEKDSEEPGAEVITFTDILGHWAESYIKRAVSFGIINGNTDGTFKPDAAITRAEFTVMLMRMLKPEGQVAELSFVDESIIGSWAKKEIAYAVKAKIVSGYSDGYFRPNAAISRTEMIVMIAGALELPIDKDAKTTDSNIPQWAKGAVEALRRSGLLTELSGNPFIPDASVTRAEAVKMIIEVMQTEVR, translated from the coding sequence GTGATTTCCTTCAACAAGGGAACTGCTACCCTGAATGGTGCACCCTTTGCCAATAACACGACTGTCTCGCAGGAAGGTCTTCATAAGCTGATCGTGACCTATATCGCTGGTATCGAGACTGTAGTCAATTTCACCATTGATAAAACGGCCCCTAGCGGCAGCTTCACGATTAACAATGGAGCAGCGACCACCAACTCTACGCGAGTCAACCTGTCCATCACGGCTACTGACAACCTGGGTCAAATCCAGATGCGGTTAGCCAATGAAAATGATGCTTGGAGTAACTGGCAGGCGTATACCCCAGCGCTTACCTGGACGTTGCCAAATGGAAACGATCCGAAAAGGGTATTGCTGGAGCTACGGGATGAAGCGGGCAATATCGGGATAGCTTCTGCTTCAATCACGCTCTTTATGGAAGCGCCAGTCGTTTCAGTACCTGACTCTCCTATTATAGAATCGCGGCCAACGCCAAAACCTCCAGAAAAGCCCGATCAACCGATTGAAGAGGAAAAGGATTCTGAGGAGCCAGGTGCAGAAGTCATAACATTTACCGATATCTTAGGGCACTGGGCGGAAAGTTACATTAAGAGAGCTGTTTCATTCGGTATAATTAACGGTAATACGGATGGAACGTTTAAACCGGATGCTGCCATAACTCGTGCAGAATTTACGGTCATGCTGATGAGAATGTTAAAGCCGGAAGGACAAGTGGCGGAACTTTCCTTCGTTGATGAGTCTATTATTGGTTCTTGGGCGAAAAAAGAAATTGCTTATGCGGTGAAAGCGAAGATTGTCTCCGGTTACTCGGATGGTTATTTTCGGCCCAATGCGGCAATTTCTCGTACTGAGATGATTGTCATGATTGCCGGAGCACTCGAGCTCCCTATTGATAAAGATGCTAAAACTACTGATTCTAACATTCCTCAGTGGGCCAAGGGAGCAGTAGAAGCTTTACGCAGGTCAGGCTTGCTGACAGAACTTAGCGGCAATCCGTTTATTCCTGACGCATCAGTTACCCGCGCAGAGGCTGTAAAAATGATCATAGAAGTGATGCAAACAGAAGTGCGCTGA
- a CDS encoding endo-alpha-N-acetylgalactosaminidase family protein produces the protein MNKVDKIKNIICSNTNKGNVIAIDLQSIYRTKRIEFHGKVNCKRLPFCVRYFRKIALSRRNDSVRKKSKKRLSQFMIWIMVLLIISSQSMILPGSTTYATEGEVNGLPIAAQEKTIERIPPITVETYVGEQPALPSVIQAVYSDTTTTEVTVSWNPIAPSNYAQVGTFNVEGSVEGTSIKAEAAITVMDNLGVTTEKVDIESFLDDLKNNVPDGQEAVSYTNNYQSMEPEAMTFIKGSGIASVNNGLTVVISNLDGNRAIAAWDKAPWLSAGVIDATMRYTSASQSNIGFVLGSNDSKQGMSIRYDSDKNWVIQSPDGTGKWETFEGPELKKDTDYQIQIGFHGTKLVVNVDGVTYYNKDTDLMSSSTGIGQIGLYKRFETGEVTIKELRIAGVGSKDKPSNIINYFQDFEDLNYNPNWSGLNAQVVSDLTGNRVLSIKKGSSERGVDLDSPQIQQGTLSLDFKLVNPDKLGNGQGFAFGFRMNDSASIFNEIGVDPSSWIPESNSGWGSKLAIPYPIQGRWNNLMFNFKGKTITVFMNKKQIGDITFDQFSEAAGRFGLRIRSTVELQIDNVQYTNQIIEPKQIAQYSNDFQDGITGNWSDATPAIIAEGSNRILKLSNINGKTLNMDAPSLQSATYLLDVKPATQNIGFVIGDDALVKYEGTKWILNKGADSIDFVASDSKDYSPKPYIWNKVGLQYSDSSVTLSINGAELHASLHGGQQFGEGRFGVMAQDSIYIDNILFTEEFLEMNTSSLHADKLSYEEYYEGDSILNWEGFSGTPQISNGYLHGTLDAGVTAFNKDVKPVSNGIYQVKMQGNGVAGIKLGNIAIFQASQGKWNYQLDGSNDIMEIGNANEMASGKDYTLRVQMIEKELSLYVNGILVGSAPVVGFTPGTFGIYNSGNHAIQVKVDAITAEEIRVYEPDYTTQNWGPLDSSKPVVLNNGEGLIQLNMPGVALAVDKDSPKLIDQKVAFDFKTSASAGSDGGRYGFILRGSAADSYVSVVHDINGKWKITANGNEVSFPNTYQMNADTFYHIDLRMVGTTVSLKITDSNGVTTDMGSVSEDVMTLQPGWFGLRSWYGSKQMTVSHLKIVELESLPKLQISSETDTIMKDGLKVTVYKDFPGIVEYQVDDRVLQANVEQTNSLKINNMDYVPRTVSQKESDSKYLYTMTIDEIGVVIEGHIEAKANNVVRFEIDKITENSDFVVRSMQMNNSLIHVNSAMAGATYAWNKSDGAWHGLTEELVDNMSQMKQSSTIGVTMAMVSGNGLGASVENNVISGGNKLIVTTEKKPLVNKVTVKPGVWTYRHIQSNETEVLPCYEVVVTEDRNNDGITDWQDAAVAYRTEIYKEPFGAQDMKNNMMYIAFNFASQANDPFLNTLDTGKILYNYTDGFGQMILHKGYQAEGHDDDIPSYSNIGVRQGGLEEFNYLIDEGDKYNLNIGVHLNATEYHLDANELNYSDLTGATTNGPKTDKLSKGWDWIDTSYYVDQTKDVLSGNLEKRFKDLYNLTKDPTNPNDPTLDFYYIDVYTGNDYNAYKLLQYANNLGLKVGTEFAGPLEPGVDFVHWGPDLGYPNKGNKSILSRMVKNNLDIFVGNALFKGQKIPGVTTWGDSKPDLQQGVTVFYNEVLPTKYMQHFGVLKYEQDQITFDNDVISKRNKSTGMVELSKNGKLISSWKDTGTTTDESVRHTGEANSLIPWVWDMKTNKTLGVNEGAKLYHWNTTGNTTTWQLTDEFKDVKQFNMYELTQQGKVLVDTLVAQNGSLTISKAKKNTSYVLYPASADALTLVPNAGNWGEGSLIKDFAFNSEQFNVPGSWTVDDATNVAIKTVQGDTEYDISKEMNRSNWNKYAEVGSKAGVLSQEITGLQPGQDYTVGVWTLTEKGRKSSLQVTVNGTTYSNDVTGKDGTHKSSFKYVDTKWQRMNVEFKVPAGVTTATVKLVADSGAGTVQFDDVRIWKHTTVEKDPTNKGYVVYEDFENVYEGWGPFEYGGGSRQIHIASDQSNPHDNNPIVHASENKMGPVMTWVLNGENSLKVNETDVGQLIKTNESSVKLKPNTEYELGFIYTLEAYAGYEVSVQSRSTGAVVLKETLDKLPNPGNKAGEGVGYIRFQKHFTTGDQDDYQVIFKMVSKGSGNPTSDYAFILDDFYIKANDVDISKELLQKTIDDALMLKSSDYTSETWASVAIALDKAEKILKDPGASITSLDEARVELENAIKGLISVVNIVVIEEVKVETEAGSAPVLPADVTVTLSNQTTQKVSVVWEEIDPTSYAQAGTFQVRGSVSGTDIKAIATVNVKAKDSTNPGTNPGTGSNPDTGSSPSTGTKPETNPNPGTGTNNGSDKDNESGTKPDIGTNKPKAFVDTVGHWANKEIGALASKGIIMGITEQKFAPNRTINRSEIAAMLTRALGLTVGGTTSFKDVPEDKWYRDVVIATADAGLLKGYAGNMFEPLKPLSRQEMAVIMVRALELKGKLPDASETTEMVLAQYKDSDQAGTWSKQALAICIELGLMQGTPDHKLNPKSNLTRAEAAVLFSRLLTFLD, from the coding sequence ATGAACAAAGTTGATAAAATCAAAAATATAATTTGTTCTAATACGAACAAAGGTAATGTTATAGCAATTGATCTGCAGTCTATTTATAGAACAAAACGAATCGAATTTCATGGCAAGGTCAATTGTAAACGCTTACCTTTTTGTGTTAGATATTTTAGAAAAATAGCTCTTAGCAGGAGGAATGATTCGGTGCGGAAAAAAAGTAAAAAAAGACTATCCCAATTCATGATTTGGATAATGGTATTGTTGATTATTTCAAGTCAGTCGATGATACTTCCAGGAAGCACTACTTACGCTACAGAAGGGGAAGTTAATGGTTTGCCGATTGCGGCACAAGAAAAAACGATAGAACGTATTCCTCCGATAACGGTTGAAACCTACGTTGGTGAGCAACCAGCACTACCTTCGGTAATACAAGCAGTATATAGCGACACTACCACCACAGAGGTTACGGTTAGCTGGAATCCGATTGCGCCTTCGAACTATGCGCAGGTGGGAACCTTTAATGTAGAGGGAAGCGTAGAAGGAACGAGTATAAAAGCTGAAGCTGCAATCACGGTTATGGATAACCTTGGGGTAACAACTGAAAAGGTAGACATAGAGAGCTTTCTAGATGACCTTAAGAACAATGTCCCAGACGGCCAAGAGGCTGTATCGTATACGAATAATTATCAATCTATGGAACCGGAAGCTATGACTTTCATTAAAGGAAGTGGAATAGCTTCTGTAAATAATGGTTTAACAGTAGTGATAAGCAATTTGGATGGCAACAGAGCTATTGCAGCTTGGGATAAAGCTCCCTGGCTGTCAGCTGGAGTCATTGACGCAACTATGCGTTATACAAGCGCCAGTCAAAGTAATATTGGCTTTGTCCTGGGATCTAATGATAGCAAACAAGGCATGTCCATCCGCTATGATTCCGATAAAAACTGGGTTATCCAGAGTCCGGATGGTACAGGCAAGTGGGAAACATTCGAGGGACCAGAACTAAAAAAAGATACAGATTATCAAATTCAGATCGGCTTTCATGGAACAAAACTAGTGGTCAATGTGGACGGCGTGACTTACTACAATAAGGATACAGATTTAATGAGTTCGTCGACTGGGATTGGTCAGATTGGTCTTTATAAACGTTTTGAAACAGGGGAAGTCACCATCAAAGAGTTACGTATTGCAGGTGTAGGTTCGAAGGATAAACCTTCAAACATTATTAATTATTTTCAAGATTTTGAAGATCTCAATTATAACCCTAATTGGTCAGGGTTAAATGCCCAAGTCGTGAGCGATCTTACGGGCAATAGAGTTCTTTCTATAAAAAAAGGGTCAAGTGAACGAGGCGTGGATTTGGATTCGCCGCAGATTCAACAGGGTACACTTTCGTTAGATTTCAAATTGGTTAATCCAGATAAGCTGGGTAACGGACAAGGATTTGCTTTTGGCTTCAGAATGAATGATTCGGCAAGCATATTCAATGAGATCGGGGTTGACCCAAGCAGCTGGATACCGGAGTCTAATAGTGGTTGGGGAAGTAAGCTTGCGATTCCCTACCCGATTCAAGGCAGATGGAACAATCTTATGTTCAATTTTAAAGGAAAAACCATCACGGTATTTATGAATAAAAAGCAGATCGGCGATATTACTTTTGATCAATTTTCAGAAGCGGCAGGACGCTTCGGTCTTCGCATCAGAAGCACTGTAGAATTACAGATCGACAATGTGCAGTATACCAATCAGATCATTGAACCAAAGCAAATTGCTCAGTACAGCAATGATTTTCAAGATGGAATTACAGGTAACTGGAGCGATGCAACACCTGCCATTATTGCAGAAGGTAGCAACCGAATATTAAAACTTTCTAATATTAATGGAAAGACATTAAATATGGACGCACCGTCCCTACAAAGTGCAACATATTTGCTGGATGTTAAACCTGCAACCCAAAACATCGGATTTGTTATAGGCGACGATGCTCTTGTTAAATATGAAGGGACGAAATGGATTTTGAATAAAGGTGCCGACAGCATTGATTTTGTCGCATCCGATAGTAAAGATTACAGTCCTAAACCTTATATCTGGAATAAAGTAGGTCTCCAATATTCCGACTCGTCCGTAACCTTAAGTATCAACGGTGCTGAATTGCATGCAAGCTTACATGGAGGTCAGCAATTCGGAGAAGGGCGTTTCGGAGTGATGGCTCAAGATTCCATTTATATCGATAATATTCTCTTTACCGAAGAATTTCTCGAAATGAATACCTCCTCCTTACATGCCGACAAACTGAGCTATGAAGAGTATTACGAAGGCGATTCCATACTTAACTGGGAAGGGTTTAGTGGCACGCCGCAGATTTCCAATGGATATTTGCATGGTACACTTGATGCCGGAGTAACTGCTTTCAATAAGGATGTAAAACCGGTATCAAATGGAATATATCAAGTGAAAATGCAAGGAAATGGAGTAGCCGGTATTAAATTAGGCAATATAGCTATTTTTCAGGCAAGTCAGGGAAAATGGAACTATCAGCTGGATGGCAGTAACGATATCATGGAAATTGGCAACGCCAACGAAATGGCATCAGGCAAAGATTACACGCTGCGTGTACAAATGATTGAAAAGGAATTAAGTCTATATGTGAATGGAATTTTGGTTGGTAGTGCGCCAGTAGTTGGATTCACACCAGGGACATTTGGAATTTATAATTCTGGAAATCATGCCATTCAGGTTAAGGTAGACGCAATTACTGCAGAAGAGATCAGAGTGTATGAACCTGATTATACGACGCAGAACTGGGGTCCTCTTGATAGTAGTAAACCAGTGGTCCTCAATAACGGAGAAGGTCTAATCCAATTGAATATGCCAGGTGTTGCTCTAGCCGTGGATAAGGATAGCCCTAAATTAATTGATCAAAAGGTAGCCTTTGATTTTAAAACGAGTGCTTCCGCAGGATCAGACGGTGGCCGATATGGTTTTATACTAAGAGGGTCCGCTGCTGACAGTTATGTATCGGTTGTTCACGATATTAATGGAAAATGGAAGATAACCGCAAATGGGAATGAGGTATCCTTTCCGAACACATACCAGATGAATGCAGATACGTTCTATCACATCGACCTTCGTATGGTGGGGACTACGGTTAGTCTGAAAATTACGGATTCCAACGGCGTGACAACGGATATGGGTTCGGTATCTGAAGATGTAATGACCTTGCAACCAGGTTGGTTTGGACTTCGCTCTTGGTATGGAAGCAAGCAGATGACAGTGAGTCATTTAAAGATAGTAGAACTGGAGTCGCTGCCTAAGCTTCAGATTTCTTCAGAGACAGATACGATTATGAAAGATGGTTTGAAGGTTACGGTATATAAAGATTTCCCAGGCATCGTTGAATATCAAGTTGATGATCGCGTGCTACAGGCAAATGTGGAGCAAACGAATAGCTTGAAGATCAACAATATGGATTATGTGCCACGTACCGTGTCCCAAAAAGAGAGCGATAGCAAATATCTGTATACGATGACGATTGATGAGATCGGCGTTGTGATTGAAGGACATATCGAGGCAAAGGCAAATAATGTGGTTCGTTTTGAAATCGATAAAATAACCGAAAACTCAGATTTTGTAGTCCGGTCGATGCAAATGAACAATTCACTTATCCACGTGAATAGTGCTATGGCAGGCGCTACTTATGCATGGAATAAATCGGATGGAGCATGGCACGGACTTACGGAAGAACTAGTTGATAATATGTCCCAAATGAAGCAAAGCAGTACGATTGGAGTTACGATGGCCATGGTGAGTGGTAATGGCTTGGGAGCATCGGTAGAGAACAATGTAATCAGTGGTGGTAATAAATTAATCGTCACTACAGAGAAGAAACCACTAGTCAATAAAGTGACGGTGAAACCGGGCGTTTGGACTTATCGCCATATTCAAAGTAATGAAACCGAAGTTCTGCCTTGTTATGAAGTTGTTGTGACCGAAGACCGGAATAACGACGGAATAACGGATTGGCAGGATGCGGCTGTCGCTTACCGGACGGAGATTTACAAAGAGCCGTTTGGTGCGCAGGATATGAAGAACAATATGATGTACATTGCTTTCAACTTTGCAAGTCAAGCGAATGATCCGTTCTTGAATACTCTGGATACGGGCAAAATCCTGTACAATTATACAGATGGTTTTGGACAGATGATCCTTCATAAGGGCTATCAGGCGGAAGGGCATGATGATGATATTCCTTCCTACTCCAATATTGGCGTAAGACAAGGCGGGTTGGAGGAGTTCAATTATTTGATCGATGAGGGAGATAAGTATAACCTAAATATCGGTGTCCATCTCAATGCCACAGAGTACCATCTCGATGCCAACGAGCTGAATTATTCCGACTTAACTGGCGCTACAACAAATGGACCGAAGACGGATAAGTTGTCTAAAGGTTGGGATTGGATCGATACGTCTTACTATGTAGATCAGACAAAGGATGTCCTGAGCGGTAATCTGGAGAAGCGGTTCAAAGATCTATATAACCTTACTAAAGATCCTACCAACCCGAATGATCCTACATTAGATTTCTACTATATCGACGTTTATACCGGAAATGACTACAACGCCTATAAACTGTTGCAATACGCCAATAACCTTGGTCTAAAAGTAGGTACAGAATTTGCCGGTCCGCTAGAGCCGGGCGTGGATTTTGTTCACTGGGGTCCGGATTTAGGATATCCGAATAAAGGAAATAAGAGCATTCTTTCTAGAATGGTGAAGAACAATTTGGATATATTTGTTGGAAATGCGTTGTTTAAAGGACAAAAAATACCTGGTGTGACAACTTGGGGTGATTCCAAACCGGATTTACAGCAGGGGGTAACGGTATTCTACAATGAAGTATTACCGACTAAGTACATGCAACATTTCGGTGTTCTGAAATATGAACAAGATCAAATTACTTTTGATAATGATGTTATCTCTAAGAGAAATAAATCAACCGGCATGGTTGAGTTGTCCAAGAACGGAAAGTTGATTTCTTCTTGGAAAGATACTGGAACGACTACCGATGAATCAGTGCGTCATACAGGTGAGGCGAATTCTTTAATTCCATGGGTTTGGGATATGAAGACCAATAAAACATTGGGTGTTAACGAAGGAGCGAAGCTGTACCACTGGAACACAACGGGTAACACGACTACTTGGCAATTGACGGATGAATTTAAAGATGTGAAACAGTTTAATATGTACGAGTTGACCCAACAAGGTAAAGTACTAGTCGATACACTTGTTGCTCAGAATGGATCTCTTACGATTAGTAAGGCCAAGAAAAACACGTCTTATGTACTGTATCCCGCATCGGCTGATGCATTGACTTTGGTACCTAACGCAGGAAATTGGGGAGAAGGCAGTCTGATCAAGGATTTTGCCTTCAATTCAGAGCAGTTTAATGTTCCAGGATCATGGACAGTTGATGATGCGACCAACGTTGCAATCAAGACTGTACAAGGTGATACCGAATACGATATCAGCAAGGAAATGAATCGTTCGAATTGGAATAAATACGCAGAGGTTGGAAGCAAAGCTGGTGTATTGTCACAGGAGATTACCGGGCTGCAGCCTGGTCAGGATTACACCGTAGGGGTGTGGACCTTGACAGAGAAGGGAAGAAAATCATCACTTCAGGTTACGGTTAACGGTACAACCTATTCCAATGATGTGACAGGGAAGGATGGTACCCATAAATCCTCCTTCAAATATGTCGATACCAAATGGCAAAGAATGAATGTTGAATTTAAGGTTCCTGCAGGAGTTACTACCGCAACGGTTAAGCTTGTAGCTGATTCGGGAGCGGGTACAGTACAATTCGATGATGTCCGCATTTGGAAGCATACGACAGTTGAAAAGGACCCTACCAATAAGGGGTACGTTGTCTATGAGGATTTTGAAAATGTGTATGAAGGATGGGGACCGTTTGAGTATGGCGGCGGATCTAGACAAATTCATATTGCAAGCGACCAAAGCAATCCTCATGATAATAATCCAATCGTTCACGCATCCGAGAACAAAATGGGTCCAGTGATGACCTGGGTTCTGAATGGAGAAAATTCGTTGAAAGTTAATGAAACAGATGTTGGTCAATTAATAAAAACGAATGAATCCAGCGTAAAATTAAAACCGAATACAGAATATGAATTAGGTTTTATTTACACATTAGAAGCGTATGCTGGCTATGAGGTTTCTGTACAATCACGCTCCACAGGAGCTGTCGTGTTGAAGGAAACGCTTGATAAATTACCTAATCCGGGTAATAAGGCTGGTGAAGGTGTTGGTTATATCCGATTCCAGAAACATTTTACGACAGGTGATCAAGATGATTACCAAGTTATTTTCAAAATGGTATCCAAAGGTTCGGGCAATCCTACGTCTGATTACGCCTTTATACTGGATGATTTCTACATTAAAGCAAATGATGTTGATATTTCCAAAGAGCTTCTACAAAAAACGATTGACGATGCTCTTATGTTGAAAAGTTCGGATTATACATCTGAAACCTGGGCAAGTGTTGCTATAGCTTTGGATAAAGCCGAGAAGATTTTGAAGGATCCTGGCGCTTCGATCACTTCGTTAGATGAAGCACGAGTAGAACTTGAAAATGCGATAAAGGGTCTTATTTCAGTGGTAAACATTGTAGTCATTGAGGAGGTCAAGGTCGAAACGGAAGCCGGCTCAGCACCTGTACTGCCTGCAGATGTAACCGTGACCTTAAGTAATCAAACGACACAGAAGGTTTCAGTTGTATGGGAAGAAATTGATCCTACTAGTTACGCACAGGCGGGTACTTTCCAGGTGAGAGGTTCGGTTAGTGGGACTGACATTAAAGCGATTGCGACTGTAAATGTAAAGGCGAAGGACAGCACTAATCCGGGAACGAATCCAGGAACAGGATCAAACCCAGACACTGGATCAAGTCCAAGCACAGGCACGAAACCGGAGACCAATCCAAATCCAGGCACAGGAACAAATAATGGGTCTGATAAGGACAACGAATCTGGAACTAAGCCGGACATCGGCACCAACAAGCCTAAAGCATTCGTGGATACAGTTGGTCACTGGGCGAACAAGGAAATTGGAGCTCTTGCGAGCAAAGGCATCATTATGGGCATAACCGAGCAGAAATTCGCTCCGAATAGGACCATTAACCGTTCCGAAATCGCAGCTATGCTAACACGGGCACTTGGTCTTACGGTTGGTGGCACTACGTCATTTAAGGATGTTCCAGAAGACAAGTGGTATAGGGATGTTGTCATTGCCACGGCGGATGCAGGTTTGTTAAAGGGGTATGCAGGCAATATGTTTGAGCCTTTGAAACCTCTAAGCCGTCAAGAGATGGCCGTCATTATGGTTAGAGCTCTTGAATTGAAAGGGAAATTGCCAGACGCATCGGAAACTACGGAAATGGTACTTGCTCAATACAAAGATTCGGATCAGGCAGGAACTTGGTCCAAGCAGGCATTGGCTATTTGCATTGAGCTTGGACTCATGCAAGGAACCCCTGATCATAAACTCAATCCGAAAAGTAATCTGACCCGGGCGGAGGCAGCAGTTTTGTTTAGCAGATTATTAACGTTTCTGGACTAA